Below is a genomic region from Rosa chinensis cultivar Old Blush chromosome 5, RchiOBHm-V2, whole genome shotgun sequence.
attTGGTTTGGATGTTATTTTCTTCAGTTTGAAGCTTCCTTTGTTGCATTGTATGATGGGTTAAGCACTGCTCTAAGCAGAATGTCAGAATCAGAAAGAAATCCTTCAGAAAATGAATATCAGCATAGAAGCATAATTGAACGTTTGGGACCGAAATAACCCGCAGGACCGGCCCATTCTTTTTGGTCCGGGCCTTTCCGGTCCCCGAAGTTGGAAAATGAAATTTGGGCCCGACCCGAATATTTCGGGCTTGGTCCCGGGCCTTGATAAATGCATGTCGGGCTGGGACCATGCCCAGGCCtacttttttgtgtttttattttggttaaGAAGCCTGTAGGTTGAATGTTCATTGTTCACACCTGATCCAccgtcttttatttttttctctttttgggtCAAATTGGATTGAGAGGCCcatcatttcttttcttcactttttggtctgaaatttAGACTCCCACTTTAACTTATGATCCAACTAgcttgggttcgtgtcgggtcaaggtatataTCGTGTCTATAGAGACAAATTCAAACCCAACTCATTTATTAATCATgttaaaaatttaaactcaaactcaacctatttattaaacgcgttacccgtttccaacccgcttaacccatttaataaatagatcgtgtcgtgttggacaaaatgactcatttaagggttaacactaCGACCTATTTAACTAACaacaaaatgcataaattgattaaattcactaaaaactccataagacgaaaaatataaataatttatatataattcataaataattaaatccaataatgataaagcaaaatatttcaaattgtccaatccTAGGATTCAAATACTTCCAActccaacgtccaaaattttaagaagaagtatagcataatcgagttatacgggttcacttcgtgttggcgggttgacccgtggcctaCCTGCTTATTAAATGGGTCGTGACAGGTcgtgacccgctttttaatcatgCAGGTTGAAATGAGTTCgggtttgtgtgtgtgtgtgtggctaCAATTCATAGCTGTCTCGTGTCTGACATGGACTTATTGATAGGGTATTTTCGGTTctcgattcggttcggtttctAACGGGTCGAAACTTAAATCGAACCAACTAGTACTTGGTACAgttcagtttttgtttttcgatgctgtttttttttccgacttctgtttagttttttttttcgatttcggtttcgTGAACCCATCCCTAGCTAGCAATTTAGACTACTAAAAAGTTTGGTTTAACATTAGCTAATAAACTTCTGAAAAATTAAGATGGTCTAAAAAAGAAGGAAGTATTCTTGGCCTAAAAAATGGAATTAGCTTTTATGAGTAAAATGGCAAATAGTTGCATCATGGTCTGAGTTTAATGTTTCGATTTCTACATTTTTAGTACTGTATTACTTAAGTTTTATATCTCTTGTCGCGCTAAAAAATGTGAATCATGacatgtgatttttgttttcaatataCTATTAttttcacaaaaacaaaaaagaaacccAAAATCTGAATCAAATCAATCAACATCAAAAACTTATCCAAGTTTAACTTGACATAACAGAACAGTTTACTCAGATTGCTGATCTGGAAGCAAGGTTTAAGAGCAATACAGGAGGTTGAAGGAGCTATTGAAGCCTGTGAGCGTGATATTCAGAAGGCTGCTCAAAGCTTAAGAGCATCAAAGCAAGAGCCACCTTCGATTTCACCTAAGCCAGAAGAAACTGTCGACCCCCTAGTTGGTTTCATGTAATACTATTTTtcactatttattttataaccTTGCTTCCCCTTAACCGTTAGCTTGTTAAGTCTCTTCTAGCTAGTAGCCTAGTATTGATTGGTACTTGAATAGTATGAGTGACATAATAGTCTCCTAGCTTTATTTGGATTCATTCATATTCTTGTGCAAATTTCAAATAAATTGTTGCGATCAACTTCTTTGACAATCTTTGAAGATTTACCAGACTCTGAATAAGAATAAAAAACAAGAATTTAGTGCAAGAGAACTAATTTCAGTGTTCCACTCATCCAGCACGTCATCCATCTTATAGGACACTTCCTTGAGCTTATCCAACCAATTCCTCACGCTTGCATCCTTGACTTGCTTCTGCTCTGCATCCTCAAGCACAGCTTGAATTGCTTCAAGATTTCCAGTGAATtcttcaacttctttctcaacatCCAAAACCAGTCTCACCTTTTTTTCTGTGAGTTGAAAAGTTACAGAAGCCAATTTCTCTAGAAGCATCAAGATGAGTGCTTCAGCCATTGTATGTATTAGAAACTGGATCACAATGAAAAATGATTAATAGCAAGTGATGTATGTGAAGTAAAAACTGCAGAATGGTTGTGCCTTTTGCCAATCTGCTATCTGGTTTAATTAAAGACAACTATCTCCAGGCACCAGCAATAAAAATGTCAAGTCAACAAAACAACTAATGAATTattccaccaaaaaaaaaatatttgagtCCTAAGTTTAAAATTTTCCGCTGATTACATATGCAATGACGGTTGCCCCATTGACCAGCTCAAAAAGATTTTGTTTATCAGTTGTACATTTCTCTTAAGTTTCAgccactttgtttggtagttAAAACTGTAGAAAATATATTCCTTGATATTGATATGTTTACAAcgatacatacatatatatatagtgtacAGGAATGCTTGGAGATCGAGCTATACATtaattacaattatgaacaaatCAATTTCGGAGATGCTGACTTGATTTGGGAGGAGGAGAGAATCATTAACAATATTTTGAATATGCAGCTAAAACGTTACCCAGCTCCTCGTTGACTTAAatcaatatgtgtgtgtttgtctTATAGACTTAGATGGTAGTCTTTTGCCCTACCTTCAGACGACTGATCAAACTTTTCGGTAAACATATTGAAGGTTCAACCAAATTTGTATTAAGGCGGCTGATTCTTAGACAACCAATACAGAGTTAACATATCCAGTTTTCCACCGGCTGAGAAAGTTATTGATTCCTAGAGTTAACTACGTTCCAAATGAACCTTGTCTTTTGTATTTGTTGGGACAAAACGAGTATATGTTTTGGGGTTAAAtataagggttattatcacaaatggtacctgaactatacctcaatcttatcgatggtacctgaacttcaattttgatcacaaccagtacccgaacttttcgatttcattttaaatggtacctagagccacctccgatcactattccgactaaaaacggcatgggaggcgatcatagtgatgatttttgatgatttcgagggttgcaatcatatatagtgatgatttttggtgatagacttgccttgaacttgtttttttgtttttagtttttttagatttggcttttttggctggAATAGTGATcaaaggtggccttaggtaccatttaaaatgaaattgaaaagttcaggtactggttgtgatcaaaattgaagttcaggtaccatcgataaaatagatgataagttcaggtaccatttgtgataataatccTAAATATAAATTAAGGCTATATCTGGAGCAGCAATGAAAGAGATTCAAGGTAGGATTGTTCGTTTTGAGGAATTAGATTTGCAGTTGGAGAAAGAAAAGCAACAACTGGAGTGAATGAAATCAAATGCTCTTTGTGTATCAGCTTATGCTTTTGTCTCATAAAAGATCCACACCTAAAACCAAAAGCTAGAGGAGAAATGTAGTAGTATgcaaaaagtcaaaaactgaTGGACTTTCCACAGTTCATGTATGTTCTTCCCAGAAGACAGATGTAGCATTATTGTCAGTGTATTGAAAACTCGTATTATTCAAGTACAGCCAACTTAGATTCTCAGCCGAAAGCAATTTCTGCTTTGCTTGTCAATAcctaaatgcaagtaggctacATTCTTCAAGTCTGACATTCAGTTTAAGCAGATATGCTGTTTTTCTGTTTGGGGGTGTTTTTTTCGGGTGGGGTGTTCCAATTTGATTTAGGTTACATAAACACCATCTTTGCCCAAATCTTTGAGGTGCCTTTGTTtgttatcaataaaaacttaCAACCGGTATCTGagtttcctttcttcttttcattttcttttggtgCCTTTGTTACAGTGTTATTCTGCCGAAACTGCTTAGATTTCAAAAAATTCATGCAATTCTAACACCAAAACTGTACTGGACTTATCCAATAAACCTTAAGTATTAAAAgtaaaaacaacacaaaactgTAAAATGGGCAACTTTGACACATTCTTGAGCTTAAAGCGTAATTCATAACCAACACATTAATGCCAAACAAGAAGCAAAGTTCTGTCACAACATGTTTTCTGCGCGTTATTAGTGCTTCTATCTCAACAAGTTACTGTGGGACAATCTGGCAACTGAGGATACACATTTACATCAAATATTTATGTACATACTTGTGCATATTCTAGCCATCTTATAAGGTACAAGGACAAGGTCTCTTGCAAACTACTTGGATTTTACACGCATTGACAAAAAGATTGGATTTGCTTGACTCACCTTACATGTCCTGTTACAATTATCTACCCCACTGTTCCTTCCAGCTTCAAGCCAATCAGTTGATTCACCTCAGACCCAAACTCATCAGGAAGCTCATTGAATACTGCCTGGCAAAAACCAGATATCATGGCAGCCATGGCTTTCTCATAGTCTATTCCCCTTTGCTGAAAGTAAAATAGCTGGTCCtcaccaattttggaggtactGGCTTCGTGTTCAATGCGAGCTGTGGGATTCTTGACCTGTTAACAAGTACAGAATGATTTCATTGAGGAACAAAAGAATAATAGCATATTCCATGATAGTTTTACATTACACGAGCACTAACTGGAAGACAAGCAACAACATAATGGGAAGAACATAACAATGATTTTGGAAACAAAAATAATCAAACCGACAATTAATACCAAAACAGCCAATTGTAAGGCAATTATTATGGTTGTAAAACTTCAAACATGTCTTTATCGgctgaaaattaaaaaactagTAGCAGGTAAGGATGTCCCAGTTAATCCATCATCAATTACCTATAACTTTCAACTTAAACCCACACTGCAATGCAAGAATATGCTTGTAAACATGTATGGTCATGGTTAGCCTTTATGACTGAACACTCTAGATAATCAATGGAACTGTAATATAAAGACCAAATCACTTCCAGTTGCTAGAACCTGTTTTAACCTTCTCGACAAACCCTAACTATTTTGTTAACCATCTGGAAAGCATCACAAACAAGCAACCTCGATACAAAACACCAGGCTCATCATGCCTTCCATCTTTAAGAACCACATCAACAAAATTATCCAAGCAAAATACATTTGGCAAATGTATGGTGCGAGAGAACTAATATCCCAATAAACTTCGGAGTCCTCTATAAAGTTGATTAGGATCAGCAATTCTCGTATGTGCTAGTTTCTGAAAGTTGTGATTATTCTTTGGTCTCACATGAACTGTTGTCGCTGCCAGCAgcagattttgattttgtttctgaTCCCAATACTGGAGCACGTTGATCACGGTTTGGGCAATGTCGACGCCAGTGGGTGATACCACAACAGTTACAGGACGTGACAGCAGAATGAGTAGAAGGTTTTGCATGAGAGTCATTAGTATCAACACCCATTGTGCGAGGATGATAACCAAGTCCCTTTGCATGTCTCTTTGAAAGAGGAAGCTCCCTATTAATACATTCATGAATTAGGCGTCGGCGTCTGCgactttgtttttgttgttccgCCTGAGGCGTACAGTCACGAGGGTTTGGTTCTTGTGCGTTGTTGCATCGTTTTTCATGTAAGGAAAGCAATTCAAACACTGTCGacagaagacaaaaaaaaaaaaaaaaaatcagcaaaGAATCTTCAATCTTGGATGGAATATATTATGTAAAAGGCAAAGCTTGCAGAGGTAGCCGCCGCTATCATCTATGATCCCATCAACAAACCGATACACAGGCACAACGCTAGTAGTACAAAGTTATGAGAGACGAATATAAAAGCAATTACACAAGATCTACGCAACTAATTTTCAGCAATATACAAGCTAAATCTGCCGATTCTAGACTTGAAACTTTCTGTTTGTTAAGATGTTCTTAATATAAATCAAACAGATAGTTTTACTGTCTACTCCATAAAAATTCAGATATAGAATTTGAACAGTGggtcaaaataaaaaataaaaaagcatgcATCATATCTCAAGGCAATGGAATTTGATAGAAATGAACCAAAATCTGATCCTATCAAAATGAACCAAACTCTGATCCTATTAAATTGAACCAAAATCTGATCCTATCAAAATCTGATCCTATCAAATTGAACCAAAATCTGATCATCGAGCAATTATAAAATCTGATCATCCGAAAACCAAAACAATTCCCATAAACTAAAATTGAACCAAAGCAGGCAAACTCCAAATCTAAACAAACAACATACATGAAACCGAGACACGACCCGTGTCCCATAAAAACCGCAGCGTCTCGTCTTCTGGCGGCTCCCACCGTCGGGGATCGTCCAGGTCCAAATCCGATATATTTCTCAACAACAGGGTCATAATGATCAAGCTCAATTGGAATTGGGGGTTTCGAGATCCAGATCTAtggctttttctttctttgagatCTATGGCTTTTGGGTCTATTTTATACGCGCAGTGAGTCtctgagagagatagagagagagagagagagagagatagaaccGACATAAGTACGTGGCTTGTGGGCCTTTTCTTTCCCTAAtcttattttttctctttttgggtCAAATTGGATTTGTGGGCCCACCATTTCTTTTCTGCACTTTTTGGTCTGAAAGTCTAAAACTTATGATCCAACGGTCTATTGATTGAGGACAAATACTTAGGTGGGGGTTTCCCCACCACGTGGCCTTACGGCCATCCAATCAGAAGCAAGAAAATTTTCCATCTTTTCTGAAAATGCCCCTGCTCCCTAAAGTGAAATATCCAAAACACCCCCCCTGCTGGACAGTGATTGGCCCTCCCCACCACGTGTCCCGTGCGGGTGCCCTACGCAAGATTCTCTCTTGATTGAGAGGCCAACTCCTCTGGGCAGCCTAGTACATGGTCCACGTCATTGCCGTCGAAAACGTACTCTTGCTACCACCCTCCGCCTTTAGTCCcaaaacttcttctttttttttggtaagatGGGGGCCTAAAAAGATCCAAAAACAAGAACACTAACTTAAGGCATTACAAACTTTCCTAGATCTAGGAACTTCACTCAAATCATCATGGAAGACATTGATCATTTGAGGAGGAGGTTGCTCCATGTAGATAGTGCCTATGTCAGTGTCCAAATTACACTTAGATAACACAAGCCTCAGCCTCGATGACTTTGCCATATCCCATGTATGAAGAAAAACCTTTTATCCAGGTTCCATTATGATCTCTAAGCACACCCCCAGCACCAATGTTACCAGAATTGGATGTAGCTCCATCAACATTGAGTTTTACCCATCCTACATCAGGTTTTGACCATTTTAAATCAATAACAGACCTCACATTTGAATCAGGTGGTTTGGCTTGGGCTAAAGACCATTCAGTAACAGTGTCAGTGATAATCTTCAAGGGAAGCAGTGGCCATTGGAAGTTTTCCTCAAATACCCCTTTATTCCTCCACTTCCAAATATACCAACATGTAAAGAAGAAGACAATACGCCATTGGTTATCACCATAGCATCTCTTGGAGCAATGGGTATTAGCAGCAAGCCAAGCCCCCCAATCCAACAGCATATCCCAAAATTTCTTCCACAAACTTATTTATACCCAAAGCACCGGGCCTCCAACCAAACCAACTCAAACCCAAAGACTTAAGCTCCTCCATACCAATGTTCATAGATATTGTGTGAGTTCTATAATTCTCATCTCTGTAAAAGGTCTAAAATCATTACTACAACGAAGACCCAGAGACTACGGTCAACGGACAGTTATTTGATAACAAGATTTTTCAGGGGGACAATCATCTTTCCCCGTCAAAGATGAAAAAAAATCATCTCTGTGTTGCAAGAGGTAGAATTCTAGTGTGCCTAGTCCAAACAAGATTACTTTAGCCTAGTTGCATTCTCCCAAATTCCTTTTCTCTACAACACTCATATCATTCAATTGTCAATGGACTATGACTTATATATAAGTATTTATTTTCTGCCGGTTTCACTCCAAGCAAATGATAATTAAAAAGTTAACTGAGTACTAATAAGGTGGAACTTCCAGATTCAATAGGTGCAGGGTGTTATTGTatttgttttttgggtttttgtttttttttttttgggggggtgTGGGGATTACCATGCAAGCTGCAAATTGCAAATTCTGATCCATGATCCTCCCAAAACATAAATAGAACCTGAATAAAACTCTAAATACACATTTACACAAACATAACCAAATTCGCACACATACCTCCAGAATCCAGATACATTCTGTTCCTCATCACTGCTTGAACTTAATGGATCATCATAGTTAATCTTCGAATTAGTCCTATCATAGAGTGTCTACTTTCAAAAGCGAATGTTTGCCTTCGTCTCATCACTGCTTGAACTTAATGGATCATCATAGTTAATCTTCGAATTAGTCCTATCATAAAGGTCTACTTTCAAAAGCGAATATTTGCCTTCGTAATTAAAATCTAAGGTGTATCCATGTTCTAGGGAGTAATCTTTTGCAAATTCTGGCCAACCTCTTTTTGCCCACATCTGCCCTTTACACATCATATACATCTCCACTTGGAACCTTGAGGTATATCTCGTTAGCCGCTGCTACACATTTTGTAATTTTCCTGTCATAAATAGCTCCCTTAAATTAAACCGTGCATATATGTAATTTTGTACATATAAAATATTGGCAAATCATTCGTGTTTAatctccttttcctttttcGTACGTTGATATTACTCACTAACTTATGAATTCTCAATatatccttaaaaaaaaaaagagcataaAATTTTCCTTTCTTGTCTCAGACTACAAGGAATTCTTTGGCAATAGAAAGTTAGGCTGATCCAACTTGATCTCGACTTTTCAGTTTCAGAGCCCcgtttacacacacacacacacacacacacacacacacacacacacacaatacacatacacacacacggagccgttccaaagaggacgtccgcactttcgctaaagtgcgaaCGGCGATGCTGCAGCTCGACTAGGGGCGCGATGGAGCAGCGGGGGCTGTCGGAAGGACGCTAGGGGTCTCGCGGAAAGGTCTACAGTCAGGGGAGTCACCTGCGACGTCATTGCAGCACTGCCCAAAAAACCTACAGTTGCAGGTCGGGTTGCTGCCCAaaacctgcaaccccgacctcctccgacctcgaacgctgcccagaaccatttgagatgcctccggcctccctcctgcaagcctcgcgtcgccgtccgcactttaacgaaGTGCGGATGTCCGCTTTGGAACGggcctcatatatatatatatatatatatatatatatatatatatatatatatatatatatatacctctcAGCTGATCTAACTGAAATGCTAGGTACACTGAAAGGGGTAAGGAGAAAGACCAGATTCTAGGATTAGTAAGGTTATATGCTAATGAAACTAGATGATTGGCTACAAAATTAGcttcttgatatatatatatatatatatatatatgactaaaAATAATATCTTGAAATTTCTCCGCTAAATATTTAATATCTCGGATTAATATCTTAAGAGTCCAAAGAATCGTAGCCCTTCCATATATGTAGTCTATGAGTAACTTAGAGTCACCTTCCATTATAATTTGATTGAATCCTTGAAGACAAGTTGTATGAAGACCTTCTCTTAATGCAGTAGCTTCTGCAGTTAATGTACTTGTAGAACCCAACACCCTGCATGCTGCAACTAAAGAATTACCATAAGGATTACGGATAATGCAATTTGGAGTCCCGTTTATATTTGTTTACATTATTCAGAACAACTTGTTAAATTATCATAAATTGTATTATCATACATTATTATCGAACCTACTAATTTTCGGATTCTAATATAGTTTTTGTGAAAATTTATCGCTCCTATAATATTAGTTGGGAGTTTGGGACATGAAATTGTAGTGGTggcaaaaatcataaaaagaaaaataataatattctcaaaataataataataataaggagCGCATTCCCGCGTCCAAAATAGGAGAAAAAGGGATTATTATAATATTCAGATTTGCAGAGACCCCTATTTCCATCTGTTTCGGGCCAATTCTCCATTTCCCGCATAAACAGAATCTCACTCCCAAACCCAAAAATCCAAAGTTGAATTCTGAGAAGTTCCTCGCCGCCCACTTGTAAGTTCTTCACGCTTTGGTTTGATTTGATTGCTAATCactctgttttttttgtttttttatcatGGTAGCTTTAGGGTTTGATGTCAGGAAACCAAAGATTCAGTCTTTTTGTTTACATTTATATATGGCCCATTTTGATCACTGAGCTGGGATTACGTGTGGGTTTGGGGTGAGTGAGATGAGTAATTTTTGTTGTGTTTTGTAAAGATTGAATCTTTTTGtggttcttgtttttgtttttatttttcgtttgcTTTGTTGATTCATTGTGCTTGTTTTAGATTAGTTTGAGTTAGAGATTGTTATCAACTTGTAACTACCCTCAATGTATCTGAAACAAGAGAGATCACATGTGATATTAGATTTTTGAAAGGTTATGAATGCGAAATATTGGATATGTGGTGCATTAAAggaaaaaacacaaaacaaaaatgtaATGGGGCATTAGAAATATCAAACTTACAACCGTAGTTCACTGATATCGTCTTCAAAAGTTGTTATTGCAAAAAATGTATTGTCTCTGCCACTGAGAAAGTATTAACTGTTAATAAACTGAATATATTGGGGAAAATTTTGGTTTAGAAGTGTTGCCTGTACAAGGGTGGAGGGGGTATCAGTATGTCATCTATTATTATGGTTTCGTATGGGTTAGGACTTGTGGAGTTTTGTTTGATATTTACTGATTATGTGAAGATATGTTTACAACTTGCTTTTAACATGACGCTGTAGCTTTGTGGGAAATGTGATAAGGTTGTATGAAGGTGGCTCTTGTATTAGTTACCGTGCTTTTAGTTTCGGTGGAATATGGAAGCTTTTGATGATTTAGAACAGTAATTGATGGAACTATTATGGTCAGTTGTTGATATAGCTTCTATAAGGAAGGTTTGAAACTAATGAGATTCCAGGAGTGGGAGCTGGGAAGTAACTtcactcagaaattcctaaaatTTTGGGAACAAGAGGGATTTGAGGGCGGTTCAGTTTTGGACTGTACCCTATGCAGATGTTCCTGCTTCTGATGTTCTTCAGGATTGGGCTATGATAAGTTTGGAATAGGCAAAGTTTTTGTACTACTTTACTGGcctgattttattttttcttctgagCTCCCAGCCTGTATTCAtagctattttttatttttaagtacAAGTGCTCTTTTAAATGTGGATCTTTTCCAGTTCTTATTACGATTCCTTATAAGTATGAACCTTTCCCCTCTCTGCCTCTACACTTCATCCTCTGTTAATATCGAGAGTGACATAAGTGTGAAGGGGTCTAAGTCTACTGATTCCTTCAGTCCTGGTCATATATTGGTGAGAAGTTTGAGATCTTTCTTCTGATTACCtatttatacttttttttaattttgttttttcattattatatatataaacatgtaATTGTACAAAAATCAGTGGAGATCTGATGATCCATACAGATCTTGAGGTGTTCTTATGCAAGTTGGTCTTTCTTTGAACTTTTGGTTTGATATATACATAAATCCTCGTGATCTAATTCTTGTTTGATTTACGCCACTTCAATGGACATACCTATCTTAGGAAGAGGAACTGATTCATCATTTTATGTTCACTGCTATGTTTGTGATTAAGGGTGAAAGTAGTTACGCTGCGGGAGCTCCATTTTACTTGCCAACCTGTGGTCTCTTTTTCAACAACAATGCCTGATGGGCATATCTACTTTTAGAAGTCTTACTGCAACTTGTCCATGACTACTCATTTCTTGGTGAGGAAATACCAGACTATTCAGACCCAGATATCATAGAGTGCAACTCTTTTAACAATGCATTGACCAATTAATGTCGTTGTAGTCATATAATATATTTTTCCGTCACCAAATGTTCATTCAGGTAAGCAAGACTATAACATGATTAAAATCATTTTCTTCCTTGCAGGGGAAATTTTGAAAACCAGGGAATCTTTCTCTGCAGTATGAATCAGAGTCAAGGAACAAGCTCTTTATCTTCGCCAGATCTCCCTATGAAGCGGAAACGTGGACGTCCACGAAAGGATGAGAATTTAGTTCACGGAGAGAGCACGCCTGCAATGCCAGGACCTGATagtttgaagaaaaacaaacagaGTGCGGGTACTAACGATGATGGTGAAGATGAAATGGTGGGTCGAGTGGTTTCTG
It encodes:
- the LOC112167787 gene encoding UPF0051 protein in atpA 3'region-like — translated: MNVLIGSFLFQRDMQRDLVIILAQWVLILMTLMQNLLLILLSRPVTVVVSPTGVDIAQTVINVLQYWDQKQNQNLLLAATTVHVKNPTARIEHEASTSKIGEDQLFYFQQRGIDYEKAMAAMISGFCQAVFNELPDEFGSEVNQLIGLKLEGTVG